The genomic segment TCTTTATATCTATACCATTATTTACAACTGATTTACTTCCTTGAATATTTTTTTCTTCTAATAAAACCTTCAAATTATTTGATACACAAATATAATTATTAAAGCTCTTTAGACCCTTAATACTCAGGGGAGTAAAAATAAAATATTTCACTTTATTATTAAGGAAATCATATCTAAAATCACTGTGAACTACAGCTACTGTAGGTACGTTTAATTTACTTTTTAAAATTAAATGCATTAGGAATGGCTTTGCCCCATGGAAATTTACTAAACTTATCGAATTGCATCTTATAAAATTCACTAGCTCAATATTATTAAGCTTCTTACTAAAAAGTTTGTAGCTAATATCCATAACTCTAACTTTTGAGTAAAGTGGACCTTCTCCCAAGCAACCGACTATATTCTCAAATTTGTTATTGTATTTACTGCATATGTTTAATACGTGTTTTCCACCACCACCATTATCATTTCCTGATATGACATGCAAAACTTTAATATGGATCCTCTCCTTTACTTCTCTGATGTTAATAACAATTATTTACGTTTATACTTGTCCTTTATTACCATTAAAATAAACTTAGGTATAGATGATAATCTTTTAATTCTAAATGGTTCTTTCGCAACTCTGTAAAACCATTCCATGCCTATATTTATCATCCATTTAGGTGCACGTTTAACATTACCAGCTATAATATCAAAACTTCCTCCAACTCCCATAAATACTTTGCAAGGAAGTCTGTCCATATATTTCGCTATAAATACTTCTTGCCTTGGGCATCCCATAGCAACAAATAAGACTTGTGGACTAACTTTTTCTATTTCTTTTAATAGTTCTTCACAATTGTCCATTTCGAAATATCCATCATGACTCCCTAAAATATTTAATTTGCGATATTTAGTTCGCAGATTAATATTGCACATATTCACTGTTTCCTGGGTGGACCCTAACAAATATATTCCTTGGCTTTCTTTTTCACATTTTTTTACTATACAATCCATAAGTTCTACACCAGCAATTTTTTCTTTCACCGGTTGACCTACAATTTTAGAACATATTACTGTACCAATTCCATCTGGAATAATGATTGAATTTTTACTAGTGAAATTTTCTAACAATAAATTATTTTGTAGACCACTAAAAAGAACTTGTGGATTTCCTGAAACAATATGTACCTTTTTAAAACTGTTTATGTTTTTAAACAATTCTTCTATGGTATCATTAAAAATTTCGAATTGAAAAATTCTTGTTATCATAAATAAAACCCCTCCAAATTAACAACTCCCTAATAAGCGCCGTCTTTTTTAAACACAGATACAACTGTTAAGAAGATAATTTTTATATCTAATTGGACTGAAAAATTTTTAATATAATCCAAATCATAAGTAACTGTTTTCCCTAGTTCGATTTCTCCTCTTCCACTAATCTGTGCAAGTCCAGTAATTCCTGGCAAAACTAAGAGTCTTTGGTAGTAGCTTTCGGGATAATACTTAACTATCTCTGGTATTTCAGGCCTAGGACCTACAATGCTCATTTGTCCAAACAAAACATTGAAAAATTGTGGAATCTCATCTAGGCTGTTGCACCTTAAAAATTTTCCAACCCTTGTTATTCTAACGTCCGACTTGTCTTGAAACACAAAATTCTCCAAATCAAACGGATCTATATTAAGTTCTATTTTGCTTTCAGCTTGAGCTATCATAGTTCTAAATTTATAAATATTAAAGTTTTTTCCATCTTTACCTACCCTAACCTGCTTAAATACAGTTGCTCCTTTTGAATCTAGTTTAATAGCAATAATGATAATTAAATATATAGGCAATAATATAATTATACCTATAAAAGATAATGTAATATCCATTAATCTCTTAAGTCCAAATTGAAGCCTCTTATTCTCAATATGCGCTTTTTTATCTATATTTATCATATTGCGTTAACTCCTACTTTCTGATGAATATTTAAGCGTCCCCCTGTATTTCTAAATTTCTTCACCAACTTATATATTCAAATTATTTGTTGATGCGTTTAATAAACCTTCAGCTGTAGCTACTATAAACCAAAAATATGTTGTAACTTTAGGCACAAAAAATAGATTGTCTGATAAATTCATAAAATAGAATGCTACCATCGATGCCAATGCACCCATGTAAAAAGCTTGCAAAAATTTGTCATCTGTTATAGTAATTAATTTTTTCAATCTAATAAGCACTGTTATTAAAATTACTAAAAGAGATGTTATTCCTATTATGCCCAATTCACTTTGAGTCTTTAAATAAGAACTATGTGTAGGATATCTTGTATACGAGTTGTAGCTTAGGCCTTTATACTTATTAATATATTCGTTATACCTACTGATATAATTACCATTACCAACTCCTAGAATTGGATGTTCCTTAATCATCATTAGAGCCGTTTTCCACAATTTAATTCTAGCCACATTTTGTCCATTATTTGTTAAATCCTTAACTGTATCAAGAACCGCCGGACTAAATAAAGCCAAAATACCTACCCCTCCAAAAACTACAATTAATTTTAAACTATACAGCACACATAAAACCGCTGCACCGATACAAACGCCTAATAAAACATTTCTAGAATAAGTCATAAGTATATTGAGAAATATTAGAATTGATATTATTCCATACATACTTTTTAATTTTTTATTTTTTTCATAAATTGTTAGCATTACTAATGGAAAAATAATTAAAATAAGAAAGCCCGCATATGCATTAGGATTTTGCATTGTTGCAGCAATCTTACTTGCTCTATATCCATAGGAGTATTTCACAATAAACCTTTTATCTAATCCAATTATTGTAAAGTATTGAATTATACCAAAAATACTCAAGACTCCTGATGTGAATATAAAGCATCTCAATAAGTTTTTCACTAATTTTTTTGTATTAAATTCATACTTAATTATAAAAAATATAAATACATATGTTAAAAATCTTGCGCTTTCGCTTAATGCTAATCCCTTTTCTAATGCATAAAAGGTTGATAATAACATAATACCCAATAACATCACTATGCAAATACTTAAAGTACTACTAAAGAAGTCTCTAATCCCATAAAGAAACCTTCCCCTCGTATCCTTATTAAAAATCAACTTTATGAGATATAAGCACATAATTATTCCTAATAAAATATCTGAAACAGATACTCCTTTTAAATTTGTTCCCTCTTGAATCAGAGGCATTATCACTATATAAGCACACATTAAATAATACAAAATACTACACTTAGCTTTCATTTTTTACACCTCTTTATAGACTAATATTATAATTTTTATAAATTCATCAATATTTTTTCTAATTTTCTTGTTATATCCTCTCTAGCATAATTCTCCATAACATAAGCCCTTCCATTTTCACCCAACCTATTTCTAAGCTCCATGTTATTATATAACTTTAACACCGCTTCTGCAATTTCTTTTGAATTTTCTGGTTCTACTACAATTCCTGCATTTGCACTGTTTATTAGTTTAGCAGCTTCACCCTTTACTGGTAAAATAATAGGTATTTCTGAAGCTAAGGTCTCAAACATTTTTGAAGGTAGAGCACCTTTAAAAAGTTCTAACTTCTTTAAAGGAATTATTGCAGCATCCATAGAAGCTACAATTTTAGGCATATTTACCTTTGGCTGAAGAGGTAAAAAGGTAACATTTTTTAATCCTTTTTCTTTTGCCATATTTACAAGATCTTGTTTTTCCGGACCATCACCTACAAAAACAAATTGAATGTTTTTTTCCTCTTTTACTATCTCTGCTGCATTTATTATAACTTGTAGTCCTTGTGCAAGTCCATGAATACCAGCGTAACATAGTGCAAACTTATTTTCCACTCCAATTTCACTTCTAAATGTTTCATCCCTATTTTCACTTTTAAATAGCTTTGTATCAACTCCATTAGTTAGCAGATGTACTTTGTTTTTATCAAATCCTCTACCGACTATATCATCAACTATTCCTTCTGTTTGACAAGTAACAGCTACTGCACGTCTATAACAAAATTCTTCTAACCATACAGACATTTTAATGAATAACTTATTATGAAGCATACCTAATTTTATAGCTGATTCTGGCCATAAATCAGATATGTTAAAAACAAATTTAGCTTTTTTAAGCTTAGCTATTACATACCCTGAAAAGCCTAGAAACAGTGGTGGAGATTCCGTTATTACTACATCCTGCTTATTTATATGAATAGCCCCTTGAAGTACAGAAGAAAAAGTAAAAGATAAATAATTTCTTAATCTCTTAGTAAAACTCTTAGATTTTGTAGCATAAATACTAGTTCTAATTATCTTTATACCTTCAATTTCTTCTATGACCACCTTATTACCTTTATAATCATCAAAAATCTCCCCTCTAGGGTAGTTAGGCATTGCTGTTAATATTGTAATTTCATGGCCAAATTCCTGTAATTTTTTAGCAAACTCAAAAATTCTATTTTGAGGTGCCCCCACCTCTGGGGGACAGTACTGAGTTAAAAATAAAATACGCATGTTTTCACCTCTATTGTTTGTTTATAATTTTTAAAATTTTCTCTGCAGCATGGCCATCTCCAAAAACATTTTGCTGAGATTTATTTGGCATAAAATTAACTATGCCCTCTAAAATCTTAGTTTTATCAGTTCCAACAATAATATTCCATCCATTTTCTACTGTTTCTACCCATTCTGTTTCTTCTCTCATAGTAATACAAGGCTTACTCATAAAGAAAGCTTCCTTTTGAACTCCACCACTGTCTGTGACAATCTTTTTACAGTACATTTCTAAAATGATCATGTCTAAATACCCAACTGGGTCAATTATCTTTATATTATTATTAAATTTCAAACCATAATCATCCATATATTTTTTTGTTCTTGGATGTAGGGGTAATATTATTTTTTTGCCGCTCTCATTTAATGCCTCACTAATATTTCTTAATCTATTTATATCATTAGTATTTTCTGCTCTATGTATGGTAGCTAAAATAAATTCTTCCTGGTATAAATTAAGTTTCTTCATAATCTTAGATTTTTCTTTTGAAATCTTTGAAAAATTAAGGGTCGCATCATACATTACATCCCCTACATTATGAACACCCTTAGTTATGCCCTCAGTACTTAGGTTTTTAACCGCTGAAGTTGTAGGTGCAAACAGATATTTTGAAATATGATCTGTTAAGATTCTATTTTGTTCCTCCGGCATATTCATGTTAAAGCTTCTAAGTCCCGCTTCTATATGTGCTACTGGAATACGTAACTTACTTGCACAAATTGCTCCAGCAAAGGTTGAGTTCGTATCCCCATAAACTAAAACCATATCTGGCTTTTCTTTTATATAAATTTCTTCGAGCTCTATTAACATCCTACCAGTTTGCATGCCGTGTCCACCTGAACCTACCTCTAAATTATAACTAGGCTTAGGTATTTTAAGTTCTTCGAAAAAAATCTTTGACATATTTTCATCATAATGTTGCCCTGTATGTATTAAAATTTCTTCATGCTCATTTCTAATTATATTCGATACTGCAGCTGATTTTATAAACTGCGGTCTTGCTCCTACGACTGTTAATATTTTCATATAGACTCCTGACTTTTAATAAGTTTTTTTAATAAAGTTTTTTATAAAAATTAGAATTGCACTTCCTTTTCAAATCATCATTTATAAACTTTCTATAATACTCATCAGTTCTCTAGTTAAATTTTCTCTGTTGTACTTTTTAACTTTTTCCCAATGAATATCTAACTTTTCCTGCGTGCCTTTCCAAATGCCATAGGATTTATATATAACTGCTTTAATTTCATCTATTTGTTCAGGATGACAACAAAATCCTGTGTTCGTATCAAGTATTAAATCTTTAGCAACACCGTCCGGTACAATGCCTATAACAACCCTTCCACTTCTTATGTACTCAAATATCTTTCCTGTATATACGCCTTCGCTTCTTTCAAACGCTCCTATAATTAGAAGCGCTGCTGAAGAATTTTCTAATTCCCTCAAACTTTCTTTATGGGGCAAATATGATATAAATTCAATAACCTTATCATATTTTGCAAGAAAAAACGTAATATCTTCCTGGGCATCCTTGCCTATTTGCCCGACAAATCTAATGATAAGCTCTTCCAGTTTTATTTTTTTATCCTCAATAAGCCTATCTATAGCTATTAAGAAATTCTTTGGTGATATCTTCCCATACAGGGTTCCATTATAAGTTATAATATATTTGGGAGGTATCCTATCTATATTATAATCATCAAAATCATCCTCATCATATCCATTAGTAATTATTTTAAATTTATCTGCCCTCTGATTCTTATATCTATCAATAAAATCATCTATTATAGGTTTACTTACAGATATTACAACATTCGCTTTTTCAATAACTGTCGTCTCCATCCTTTCATTTTTTCTCTTAGCATAGGGCGTGTAATCTGCGAATGGGTTAGTTACCCATTGGTCACGAAAGTCAGCAATCCACGCTATGTTAGATTTTTGCTTTAATTCACAAGCAATTAAATGCCCAGTATATGGTGCTGAGGTAGAGTATATTATATCAATTTTTTCTTCCTTAATTATTTTAAGTCCTAATTCTACCGCATCTTTTTTCCATGAAATTTTATCATCCGGTATGTACATATTTCTATAAATATTTAATAAGGTTTTTTTTATTTTTCTCTTAACTTTAGATTTAAGTGTAATTTCAGAGGTTATTTTTATTATATCCTCTTTATTTTCAACCTTCATGGTTTTGACA from the Clostridium sp. CM027 genome contains:
- a CDS encoding O-antigen ligase; protein product: MKAKCSILYYLMCAYIVIMPLIQEGTNLKGVSVSDILLGIIMCLYLIKLIFNKDTRGRFLYGIRDFFSSTLSICIVMLLGIMLLSTFYALEKGLALSESARFLTYVFIFFIIKYEFNTKKLVKNLLRCFIFTSGVLSIFGIIQYFTIIGLDKRFIVKYSYGYRASKIAATMQNPNAYAGFLILIIFPLVMLTIYEKNKKLKSMYGIISILIFLNILMTYSRNVLLGVCIGAAVLCVLYSLKLIVVFGGVGILALFSPAVLDTVKDLTNNGQNVARIKLWKTALMMIKEHPILGVGNGNYISRYNEYINKYKGLSYNSYTRYPTHSSYLKTQSELGIIGITSLLVILITVLIRLKKLITITDDKFLQAFYMGALASMVAFYFMNLSDNLFFVPKVTTYFWFIVATAEGLLNASTNNLNI
- the wecB gene encoding non-hydrolyzing UDP-N-acetylglucosamine 2-epimerase, whose amino-acid sequence is MKILTVVGARPQFIKSAAVSNIIRNEHEEILIHTGQHYDENMSKIFFEELKIPKPSYNLEVGSGGHGMQTGRMLIELEEIYIKEKPDMVLVYGDTNSTFAGAICASKLRIPVAHIEAGLRSFNMNMPEEQNRILTDHISKYLFAPTTSAVKNLSTEGITKGVHNVGDVMYDATLNFSKISKEKSKIMKKLNLYQEEFILATIHRAENTNDINRLRNISEALNESGKKIILPLHPRTKKYMDDYGLKFNNNIKIIDPVGYLDMIILEMYCKKIVTDSGGVQKEAFFMSKPCITMREETEWVETVENGWNIIVGTDKTKILEGIVNFMPNKSQQNVFGDGHAAEKILKIINKQ
- a CDS encoding glycosyltransferase family 4 protein, which codes for MRILFLTQYCPPEVGAPQNRIFEFAKKLQEFGHEITILTAMPNYPRGEIFDDYKGNKVVIEEIEGIKIIRTSIYATKSKSFTKRLRNYLSFTFSSVLQGAIHINKQDVVITESPPLFLGFSGYVIAKLKKAKFVFNISDLWPESAIKLGMLHNKLFIKMSVWLEEFCYRRAVAVTCQTEGIVDDIVGRGFDKNKVHLLTNGVDTKLFKSENRDETFRSEIGVENKFALCYAGIHGLAQGLQVIINAAEIVKEEKNIQFVFVGDGPEKQDLVNMAKEKGLKNVTFLPLQPKVNMPKIVASMDAAIIPLKKLELFKGALPSKMFETLASEIPIILPVKGEAAKLINSANAGIVVEPENSKEIAEAVLKLYNNMELRNRLGENGRAYVMENYAREDITRKLEKILMNL
- a CDS encoding glycosyltransferase; this translates as MKNILIVAYVYPPLGGAGVQRTLKFAKFLKKFGYNVNVLTVNNEKSTIKDESLEAESTDGIKVFRAMQRDNFIVNTIANRNITHVKTMKVENKEDIIKITSEITLKSKVKRKIKKTLLNIYRNMYIPDDKISWKKDAVELGLKIIKEEKIDIIYSTSAPYTGHLIACELKQKSNIAWIADFRDQWVTNPFADYTPYAKRKNERMETTVIEKANVVISVSKPIIDDFIDRYKNQRADKFKIITNGYDEDDFDDYNIDRIPPKYIITYNGTLYGKISPKNFLIAIDRLIEDKKIKLEELIIRFVGQIGKDAQEDITFFLAKYDKVIEFISYLPHKESLRELENSSAALLIIGAFERSEGVYTGKIFEYIRSGRVVIGIVPDGVAKDLILDTNTGFCCHPEQIDEIKAVIYKSYGIWKGTQEKLDIHWEKVKKYNRENLTRELMSIIESL
- a CDS encoding sugar transferase translates to MINIDKKAHIENKRLQFGLKRLMDITLSFIGIIILLPIYLIIIIAIKLDSKGATVFKQVRVGKDGKNFNIYKFRTMIAQAESKIELNIDPFDLENFVFQDKSDVRITRVGKFLRCNSLDEIPQFFNVLFGQMSIVGPRPEIPEIVKYYPESYYQRLLVLPGITGLAQISGRGEIELGKTVTYDLDYIKNFSVQLDIKIIFLTVVSVFKKDGAY
- a CDS encoding WecB/TagA/CpsF family glycosyltransferase; this encodes MITRIFQFEIFNDTIEELFKNINSFKKVHIVSGNPQVLFSGLQNNLLLENFTSKNSIIIPDGIGTVICSKIVGQPVKEKIAGVELMDCIVKKCEKESQGIYLLGSTQETVNMCNINLRTKYRKLNILGSHDGYFEMDNCEELLKEIEKVSPQVLFVAMGCPRQEVFIAKYMDRLPCKVFMGVGGSFDIIAGNVKRAPKWMINIGMEWFYRVAKEPFRIKRLSSIPKFILMVIKDKYKRK